A DNA window from Actinomadura coerulea contains the following coding sequences:
- a CDS encoding YybH family protein translates to MTQYAKAMRPEDITRLFVERSNAGDAAGVAALYEEDAVLAYPPGSQTVGRQAIRELWEKVLAAGPRFTPEEPLPTLISGDLALTSTPPRDGAGARAQVVRRQPDGSWLRVLDQPEFVTPPGPGA, encoded by the coding sequence ATGACGCAGTACGCGAAGGCCATGCGGCCGGAGGACATCACCCGCCTGTTCGTCGAACGCTCCAACGCCGGCGACGCGGCCGGCGTCGCCGCCCTCTACGAGGAGGACGCGGTACTGGCCTACCCGCCCGGCTCCCAGACCGTGGGGCGCCAGGCCATCCGCGAACTGTGGGAGAAGGTCCTGGCCGCGGGCCCCCGCTTCACGCCCGAGGAGCCGCTGCCCACCCTGATCAGCGGCGACCTCGCCCTCACCTCCACCCCGCCCAGGGACGGGGCGGGCGCCCGCGCGCAGGTCGTCCGCCGCCAGCCCGACGGCAGCTGGCTGCGCGTCCTGGACCAGCCCGAGTTCGTCACACCCCCCGGACCCGGCGCCTAG
- a CDS encoding alkene reductase produces the protein MIRHDEGSEPGGQPLLRPVALGDLELPNRVVMAPLTRARASVPGLEPTDLHAVHYGQRATAGLIVAEGAWVGEGAIGFPGVPGIYRERQVEGWRRVTGLVHALGGRIVLQLWHAGAHSHPVHRGGARPAGPSAVDPGEVCWTAAGPRATVTPREMSRAEIEETVAGYGAASARARRAGFDGVEVAANGTFLIAQFLNPRLNRRADGYGADRGRLLLEVVDAVAAEWDGRRAGVRLSPYWTVRDTSPGARRADYPYTAGEAALAAYDAVVAELSTRPLAYLHLRGRALPGPGAVPDFDEFARYRKLFGGALVANHGFGRESGNAVVEAGIADAVSFGRPFIANPDLVARFALGLAVAGVDESTRYGGGARGYVDYPVWAGS, from the coding sequence ATGATCCGACATGACGAGGGTAGCGAGCCGGGCGGGCAGCCGCTGCTGCGGCCGGTGGCGCTCGGGGACCTGGAGCTGCCGAACCGGGTGGTGATGGCCCCGTTGACGCGGGCGCGGGCGTCGGTGCCCGGTCTCGAGCCGACGGACCTGCACGCCGTCCACTACGGGCAGCGCGCCACGGCCGGGCTGATCGTCGCCGAGGGCGCGTGGGTCGGCGAGGGGGCGATCGGGTTCCCCGGCGTCCCCGGTATCTACCGGGAGCGGCAGGTGGAGGGGTGGCGCCGCGTCACCGGTCTCGTCCACGCGCTGGGCGGGCGGATCGTGCTGCAGTTGTGGCACGCGGGCGCCCATTCCCATCCCGTCCACCGGGGCGGGGCGCGGCCCGCGGGGCCGTCGGCGGTCGATCCGGGCGAGGTGTGCTGGACGGCGGCGGGCCCCAGGGCGACGGTGACGCCCCGGGAGATGTCGCGCGCGGAGATCGAGGAGACGGTCGCCGGGTACGGGGCGGCGTCCGCGCGGGCGCGGCGGGCGGGGTTCGACGGGGTGGAGGTCGCCGCGAACGGCACGTTCCTGATCGCGCAGTTCCTGAACCCGCGCCTGAACCGCCGCGCCGACGGCTACGGCGCCGATCGGGGCCGCCTGCTGCTGGAGGTCGTGGACGCGGTGGCGGCGGAGTGGGACGGCCGCCGCGCCGGGGTGAGGCTGTCGCCGTACTGGACGGTGCGCGACACCTCCCCCGGCGCGCGCCGCGCCGACTATCCCTACACCGCCGGCGAGGCGGCGCTCGCCGCCTACGACGCCGTGGTGGCGGAGCTGAGCACCCGTCCCCTGGCCTACCTGCATCTGCGCGGGCGGGCCCTGCCGGGGCCGGGGGCGGTGCCGGACTTCGACGAGTTCGCCCGCTACCGCAAGCTGTTCGGCGGGGCCCTGGTCGCCAATCACGGGTTCGGGCGGGAGTCGGGGAACGCGGTGGTCGAGGCGGGGATCGCCGACGCGGTGTCGTTCGGGCGGCCGTTCATCGCCAATCCCGATCTGGTCGCCCGGTTCGCGCTGGGCCTCGCCGTGGCGGGCGTTGACGAGAGCACCCGCTACGGCGGCGGCGCGCGCGGCTACGTCGACTATCCGGTCTGGGCGGGGTCCTAG
- a CDS encoding sigma-70 family RNA polymerase sigma factor, whose amino-acid sequence MHDQLAEHFEAHRANLRAVAYRMLGNPGETDDAVQEAWLRLTRHGPAGIDDLEAWLRTVVARICLDMLRARTSRREEPYGWHSPVQPDDGDPETETVLIESVGRAMLVVLDTLGPAERVALVLHDVFAVPFDQIAPIVERTPATAKKLASRARQRVRGAAAPPSPERAEQRRVVEAFLAAARSGDLDALLAVLAPDVVRRADHAALTPGRPAVLRGAGPVAREMRLFGRRAAYAAPALVDGTLGAVVAPHGRLLLALAVTVHDGRVTAYEMIADPARLTALDLAVP is encoded by the coding sequence ATGCACGACCAGCTCGCCGAACATTTCGAGGCGCACCGCGCGAACCTGCGCGCGGTGGCCTACCGGATGCTCGGCAACCCCGGCGAGACCGACGACGCCGTCCAGGAGGCCTGGCTGCGGCTCACCCGCCACGGCCCCGCCGGGATCGACGACCTGGAGGCCTGGCTGCGCACCGTCGTGGCCCGCATCTGCCTCGACATGCTCCGCGCCCGCACCTCCCGGCGCGAGGAGCCCTACGGATGGCACTCGCCCGTCCAGCCCGACGACGGCGACCCCGAGACCGAGACCGTCCTCATCGAATCGGTCGGCCGCGCCATGCTCGTCGTCCTGGACACCCTCGGCCCCGCCGAACGCGTCGCCCTCGTCCTGCACGACGTGTTCGCCGTCCCGTTCGACCAGATCGCCCCCATCGTCGAGCGCACCCCGGCCACCGCCAAGAAACTCGCCAGCCGCGCCCGCCAGCGCGTCCGCGGCGCCGCCGCCCCACCGTCACCCGAACGCGCCGAACAGCGCCGCGTCGTCGAGGCGTTCCTCGCCGCCGCCCGCAGCGGCGACCTCGACGCCCTCCTCGCCGTGCTGGCCCCCGACGTCGTCCGCCGTGCCGACCACGCCGCCCTCACCCCCGGCCGCCCCGCCGTCCTGCGCGGCGCCGGCCCCGTAGCCCGCGAGATGCGGCTGTTCGGCCGCCGCGCCGCATACGCCGCACCCGCCCTCGTCGACGGGACGCTCGGCGCCGTCGTCGCCCCCCACGGCCGACTCCTGCTCGCCCTCGCCGTCACCGTCCACGACGGCCGCGTCACCGCCTACGAGATGATCGCCGACCCCGCCCGGCTCACCGCCCTCGACCTCGCCGTCCCCTGA
- a CDS encoding helix-hairpin-helix domain-containing protein — protein MSSELSELANVGPAVAAYFDRIGVTAIAQLRGQDPVELYERMSAAHGRRLDPCLLDTVMSAVDQAEGKPARPWWHYTPDRKRLLAGTRP, from the coding sequence ATGAGCAGCGAACTGTCCGAACTGGCCAACGTGGGACCGGCCGTCGCCGCCTACTTCGACCGCATCGGCGTCACCGCCATCGCCCAACTCCGAGGCCAGGACCCCGTCGAGCTCTACGAGCGGATGTCGGCCGCCCACGGCCGCCGCCTCGACCCCTGCCTGCTCGACACCGTCATGTCCGCCGTCGACCAGGCCGAAGGAAAGCCCGCCCGCCCCTGGTGGCACTACACCCCCGACCGCAAACGCCTGCTCGCCGGCACCCGCCCCTGA